One genomic window of Pecten maximus chromosome 3, xPecMax1.1, whole genome shotgun sequence includes the following:
- the LOC117324013 gene encoding RRP15-like protein, giving the protein MADMHVESSIANVDFGSDDGDLDDSDVESDGDEEDVVEDGASENSELSDDEVSSNGESSGDDEASGNDEASGADEASGDDEASGDDEASGADEASEDDGPGKSNKAGLANAMAKILGKQLPKRTQVIMAKGTSDKEINRKRREKETEEDGEEKKSKLSDELNESLASLEKKRLWEAMGRTKPDPLERDKEKALQRIAQRGVVQLFNAVRKQQKILEEESTGLTEAKKAKVIGNMTKGKFLDILKGTESNTDTQTDRKPDTLKIKEEPEEKWSILREDFMMGAKMKDWDQQSSDSDHDSNNHEFSDDSEDG; this is encoded by the exons ATGGCGGACATGCACGTGGAATCATCTATTGCTAATGTCGATTTCGGCTCTGATGATGGTGATTTAGATGACAGCGACGTCGAATCAG ATGGAGATGAAGAGGATGTTGTGGAAGATGGAGCTTCAGAAAACAGTGAACTATCGGACGATGAAGTGTCAAGCAATGGTGAATCATCAGGTGATGATGAAGCATCAGGAAATGATGAAGCATCAGGTGCTGACGAAGCGTCAGGAGATGATGAAGCGTCAGGAGATGATGAAGCATCAGGTGCTGACGAAGCGTCAGAAGACGATGGTCCAGGGAAGTCTAATAAAGCTGGCTTGGCAAATGCCATGGCAAAAATTTTAGGGAAACAATTACCAAAACGCACCCAGGTTATTATGGCAAAAGGGACAAGTGATAAAGAAATAAATCGTAAAAGAAGAGAGAAGGAAACTGAGGAAGATGGTGAAGAGAAGAAATCAAAACTCAGTGATGAATTAAATGAAAGCTTAGCAAGCTTAGAAAAG AAACGCCTTTGGGAGGCAATGGGCAGAACAAAACCAGACCCATTAGAACGAGACAAAGAAAAGGCACTTCAACGTATAGCTCAGAG GGGAGTGGTCCAGCTGTTTAATGCAGTGCGTAAACAACAGAAGATATTGGAGGAGGAAAGTACTGGGCTAACTGAGGCAAAGAAGGCAAAGGTTATTGGAAATATGACAAAGGGCAAGTTCCTGGATATACTGAAGGGGACAGAAAgtaatacagacacacagacagacaggaaaCCAGACACTCTAAAG ATCAAGGAGGAACCCGAAGAAAAATGGAGTATATTACGTGAGGATTTTATGATGGGTGCCAAAATGAAGGACTGGGACCAACAAAGTAGTGACAGTGATCATGACTCCAACAATCATGAATTTTCTGATGATTCGGAGGACGGTTAG
- the LOC117324012 gene encoding DDB1- and CUL4-associated factor 4-like, which yields MKRNDLLAKWRHHDAAESSHHEERSQISKTQRDDRRPRMVKEKGQPRKHNSNRQKSSGNLSQQSKSQATGTNMGSADTNMDIPGFYFDVEKRKYFRIQPNHNRSSSSTVTKETIQRKEKEELRLKEVSCTESCKKPKLSTYQPHEKGSKCCSDLPHLLNSICTGTISKHQLDNLFAFKRVSNINSTHAGCQRLTNRNQTAYSKLEHMQKIEVGENSDCILGLWSKKEISNYSIQLLDIKRDKRLNVESRLSVNIESPDFSSLVTWNKVTDLCWADLKRNDSNSKVRHVLFTTMSFTWAGDDMSMARICQFPKTLDRSHDLEFSLGHKCIWTCAWNNHGQNFSVGSEKCGLLLDVETRRLWELNTNNSDPLAQIFDTKSRYRLYMGTRKNQILSHDLRSISTRPTASMSQSCSVCSLRLFQDETKLLASDVRGKVCLWDLRMRKVVQRYVGLKNQYRCIPIHVDDQERFVYGADSDGYIHFWCLQTGALLRTIPPPSSLAQDFIPTVAYSERWAGEEGNAGLLMGLGDKFYLYPSMNADVDTSSVSTDVSTPIYF from the exons ATGAAAAGGAATGACTTGCTAGCTAAATGGAGGCATCATGATGCAGCAGAGTCGAGTCACCACGAGGAAAGATCACAGATTAGTAAAACTCAAAGAGATGATAGAAGACCAAGGATGGTGAAGGAGAAAGGCCAACCAAGAAAACATAATTCCAACAGACAGAAAAGTTCAGGAAACTTAAGTCAGCAAAGCAAGTCGCAGGCAACAGGGACCAATATGGGGTCAGCAGATACCAACATGG ATATACCAGGGTTTTACTTTGATGTAGAGAAGAGAAAGTACTTCCGCATTCAGCCCAACCACAACAGAAGTAGTAGCAGCACTGTGACAAAGGAGACAATCCAAAGGAAAGAAAAGGAAGAACTCAGGTTAAAAGAAGTATCTTGTACAGAATCCTGTAAAAAACCAAAACTGTCAACATATCAACCTCATGAAAAAGGTTCAAAATGCTGCAGTGATCTACCTCATCTGTTGAATAGTATATGTACTGGTacaatatcaaaacatcaacTAGATAATTTGTTTGCTTTTAAAAGAGTTTCCAACATAAATTCAACTCATGCTGGTTGTCAGAGACTTACAAATCGTAATCAAACAGCCTATAGTAAACTTGAACACATGCAGAAAATAGAGGTTGGTGAAAATTCAGATTGTATTCTTGGATTGTGGAGCAAAAAGGAGATTAGTAATTACAGTATTCAGCTGTTAGACATAAAGAGAGATAAGAGGTTAAATGTTGAGAGTCGTTTAAGTGTCAACATTGAGTCTCCAGACTTTTCTTCTTTAGTGACTTGGAATAAGGTGACTGATTTATGTTGGGCTGACCTGAAACGTAACGATAGTAACAGtaaagtcagacatgttttgtttacaaccATGTCCTTCACCTGGGCTGGTGATGACATGAGCATGGCCAGAATATGTCAGTTTCCAAAGACACTTGACAGAAGTCATGACCTTGAGTTTAGTTTGGGTCATAAATGTATATGGACTTGTGCCTGGAACAATCATGGACAAAACTTTAGTGTAGGAAGTGAGAAGTGTGGTCTACTGCTGGACGTGGAAACAAGACGCCTCTGGGAACTCAACACCAACAATAGTGATCCCCTGGCACAGATTTTTGACACAAAA TCCCGTTACCGTCTGTACATGGGGACACGGAAGAACCAGATTCTATCTCATGACCTTCGCAGCATATCTACCCGCCCTACAGCAAGCATGAGTCAGTCCTGTAGTGTCTGTAGTCTACGACTTTTCCAGGATGAAACAAAACTATTGGCTAGTGATGTTCGTGGCAAA GTTTGTCTATGGGACCTACGAATGAGGAAAGTTGTCCAGCGGTATGTTGGATTGAAAAACCAGTATCGATGTATACCTATACATGTGGATGACCAGGAACGCTTTGTATATGGAG CTGACTCCGATGgatacatacatttctggtGCCTTCAGACAGGAGCATTGCTGCGGACGATACCTCCCCCATCCTCTCTTGCACAGGACTTTATCCCCACGGTGGCCTACTCAGAGAGGTGGGCTGGTGAGGAAGGCAATGCTGGCCTGTTGATGGGCCTTGGTGACAAGTTCTATCTTTACCCAAGCATGAATGCAGATGTTGACACCTCTTCTGTATCAACTGATGTCTCCACGCCCATATATTTTTGA